In Wolinella succinogenes DSM 1740, a single genomic region encodes these proteins:
- the rlmB gene encoding 23S rRNA (guanosine(2251)-2'-O)-methyltransferase RlmB produces the protein MIIYGKQIFLYVLRRHPKLIKSVYLGKEVEKDLFKEISRLGIPLLRVDPKKAQAMARGGNHQGFLMEIEAISPLSLGEIKRVDRLLVLHGVSDSGNIGGIFRSAYCLGMEGVILTNLSSFSIESAIRTSSGALLELPFGIVKNPWDLINELRGAGFTLYGAALEGEIPNGKSFASKRALFMGSEGEGLPKKLLSKLDQLLKIEMERDFDSLNVGVAAAILMDRMRDGRSN, from the coding sequence ATGATAATCTACGGAAAACAGATATTTCTTTACGTTTTAAGGCGACATCCAAAGCTCATCAAAAGCGTCTATCTCGGCAAAGAGGTCGAAAAAGATCTCTTTAAGGAGATTTCGCGTTTGGGGATTCCCCTGCTTCGCGTTGACCCCAAAAAGGCTCAAGCGATGGCTAGAGGGGGGAATCATCAGGGATTCTTGATGGAGATTGAGGCCATCTCGCCTCTTTCTTTAGGTGAGATCAAGAGAGTTGATCGGCTGCTGGTGCTTCATGGTGTGAGCGATTCGGGGAATATCGGGGGGATATTCCGAAGTGCTTATTGCCTAGGGATGGAGGGGGTGATCCTGACCAACCTCTCTTCATTCTCCATCGAATCGGCGATTCGTACTAGCAGCGGGGCTCTTTTGGAGTTGCCCTTTGGAATTGTGAAGAATCCGTGGGATTTGATCAATGAGCTTCGGGGGGCGGGTTTTACGCTCTATGGAGCGGCCTTAGAGGGGGAGATTCCCAATGGAAAGAGTTTTGCCTCCAAGCGCGCGCTTTTCATGGGTAGTGAAGGCGAGGGGCTTCCAAAAAAGCTTCTTTCTAAGCTTGACCAACTACTAAAAATTGAGATGGAACGAGACTTTGATTCGCTTAATGTCGGGGTGGCGGCGGCAATACTTATGGATAGGATGAGAGATGGAAGAAGCAATTGA
- a CDS encoding LL-diaminopimelate aminotransferase: MFDEIQFDKIKRLPKYVFAAINEIKLEMRRNNEDVIDFSMGNPDGITPAHIIDKLCEAAQKPKNHGYSASRGIYKLRLAICNWYKRKYNVDLDPELEACAVMGSKEGYVHLVQAIANFGDSAVVAEPVYPIHYYAFIIVGANVTKFGLKWNDRFELDEDDYFENLKRSLRETMPKPKFVVVNFPHNPTTVVVKKSFYERLVALAREERFYIISDIAYADLTFDGYSTPSILEVEGAKEVAVESYTLSKSYNMAGWRVGFVVGNPKLVGALQKIKSWIDYGMYAPIQVAATIALDGPQECVEEIKGKYEKRMDVLIKSFSEAGWEMDKPQASMFIWAKLPECAQGLGSLEFSKRLLREAKVAVSPGVGFGEHGEGYVRIALIENEKRIRQAARNIKQFLKTLQNTKEA; the protein is encoded by the coding sequence ATGTTTGATGAGATACAGTTCGACAAAATCAAACGGCTTCCAAAGTATGTCTTTGCCGCCATCAATGAGATCAAGCTTGAGATGAGACGCAATAATGAAGATGTGATTGATTTTAGTATGGGGAATCCCGATGGAATCACTCCCGCCCATATTATTGATAAGCTCTGCGAGGCGGCACAAAAGCCGAAGAACCACGGCTATTCAGCGAGTCGAGGAATTTACAAGCTACGCCTAGCGATCTGTAATTGGTATAAGCGTAAATACAATGTTGATCTTGATCCAGAGCTTGAAGCGTGTGCGGTCATGGGTTCCAAAGAGGGCTATGTTCACCTAGTGCAGGCGATTGCCAACTTTGGAGATAGCGCCGTGGTCGCTGAGCCCGTCTATCCAATTCACTACTACGCTTTCATTATCGTGGGAGCTAATGTGACCAAGTTTGGACTGAAGTGGAATGATCGATTTGAGCTCGATGAGGATGACTACTTTGAGAATCTCAAACGCTCCTTGCGAGAGACGATGCCAAAGCCCAAATTTGTCGTGGTTAACTTCCCTCACAATCCCACCACGGTGGTGGTCAAAAAGAGCTTTTATGAGCGATTGGTTGCTTTGGCTAGAGAGGAGCGATTCTACATCATTAGTGACATTGCCTACGCCGATTTGACTTTTGATGGCTACTCTACGCCCTCGATCTTGGAGGTCGAAGGGGCGAAAGAGGTGGCCGTGGAGAGCTACACTCTTTCAAAAAGCTACAACATGGCGGGCTGGCGTGTGGGCTTTGTGGTGGGCAATCCAAAACTGGTTGGAGCGCTTCAGAAGATCAAGAGCTGGATTGATTATGGGATGTATGCCCCCATTCAAGTGGCGGCCACGATCGCCCTTGATGGCCCTCAGGAGTGCGTGGAAGAGATCAAAGGCAAATATGAGAAGCGCATGGATGTGCTCATTAAAAGCTTTAGTGAAGCAGGTTGGGAGATGGACAAACCGCAGGCTTCGATGTTTATTTGGGCAAAATTGCCTGAGTGCGCCCAAGGCCTAGGGAGTTTAGAGTTTAGCAAACGACTCCTTCGAGAAGCTAAAGTGGCGGTGAGTCCTGGGGTGGGCTTTGGTGAGCATGGTGAGGGCTATGTGAGAATCGCGCTTATTGAAAACGAGAAGCGAATCCGCCAAGCTGCACGCAACATCAAGCAGTTTTTGAAAACTTTACAGAATACGAAAGAGGCATAA
- a CDS encoding homoserine dehydrogenase, whose translation MIKVGIIGVGTVGSSVAVILEQNREVIAARAGKEIVVKRGVVKDLSRTRSDVKIPISTNIDDILDDPEIDVVVELMGGVEFPFEVAKKALERGKSVVTANKAMLAYHRYDLQAIAGEIPIGFEASVAGGIPIIKALRDGLGANHIRSIRGIMNGTCNFILTKMVKEGAAYEAVLKEAQTLGYAEADPTFDVGGFDAAHKLLILASIAYGIDAKPEEVLIEGIQKISQDEIAFAKEFGYSLKLLGIAKKEGEEVELRVHPVFISSEEMISKVDGVMNGISVIGDAVGETMYYGAGAGGDATASAVISDLIEIARVKGAPMLGFKRPMESGLRLKPQEEIRSRYYLRLEVKDQPGVLAKIASLLGEQSISISTLLQKNFEGGAKLLLSTHTCSEREIKRAIEGLEALEVVLSAPVMVRIEG comes from the coding sequence ATGATCAAGGTAGGAATCATCGGTGTAGGAACAGTGGGCAGCAGTGTCGCTGTTATTTTGGAGCAAAATAGAGAAGTCATCGCCGCTAGAGCGGGCAAAGAGATCGTCGTGAAAAGAGGAGTTGTTAAAGACCTCTCCAGAACGCGAAGCGATGTGAAGATTCCTATCTCCACGAACATTGATGATATCCTTGATGATCCTGAGATTGATGTGGTGGTGGAATTAATGGGGGGTGTGGAGTTTCCCTTCGAAGTCGCTAAAAAGGCTCTAGAGAGGGGCAAGAGTGTCGTGACTGCCAACAAAGCGATGCTCGCCTATCATCGATACGACTTGCAGGCTATTGCGGGTGAGATTCCTATTGGCTTTGAGGCAAGTGTAGCGGGGGGAATTCCTATCATCAAGGCGTTAAGGGACGGTCTTGGGGCGAATCACATCCGCTCCATTCGTGGAATCATGAATGGAACCTGCAACTTTATCCTCACCAAAATGGTCAAAGAGGGAGCGGCCTATGAGGCGGTGCTCAAAGAGGCTCAGACGCTCGGATATGCAGAAGCGGATCCGACTTTTGATGTGGGAGGATTTGATGCGGCGCACAAGCTGCTCATCCTTGCCTCCATTGCTTATGGAATCGATGCAAAGCCCGAGGAGGTGCTCATCGAAGGAATCCAGAAGATATCCCAAGACGAGATCGCCTTTGCTAAGGAGTTTGGTTATAGCCTGAAGCTTCTTGGAATCGCCAAAAAAGAGGGTGAAGAGGTGGAGTTGCGCGTCCATCCCGTCTTTATCTCTAGTGAGGAGATGATCAGCAAAGTCGATGGCGTGATGAATGGCATTAGCGTCATTGGGGATGCGGTGGGCGAGACGATGTATTATGGAGCGGGTGCAGGAGGTGATGCGACTGCGAGTGCCGTGATCTCCGATCTCATCGAGATTGCAAGAGTGAAGGGTGCCCCCATGCTTGGGTTTAAAAGACCCATGGAGAGTGGATTGAGACTCAAGCCTCAAGAGGAGATTCGTTCCCGATACTATTTGCGCCTAGAAGTCAAAGATCAGCCAGGTGTTTTGGCTAAAATCGCCTCTCTTTTAGGGGAGCAATCCATCTCCATTAGCACTCTTTTGCAGAAGAACTTCGAAGGGGGCGCAAAACTTCTCCTCTCCACGCACACCTGCAGCGAGCGAGAGATTAAGCGTGCCATTGAAGGGCTTGAGGCTTTGGAGGTGGTGCTTAGCGCTCCTGTGATGGTGAGAATCGAGGGGTAG
- a CDS encoding YraN family protein has product MSRAKGAKAEEIGALFLQDLGYKIIDRNFYAPFGEIDIIAQKGGVLHFVEVKSGANFEPIYNITPLKLSRIIKSAQYYLKQKKITPPFCVDALILRGGEVEFIENITL; this is encoded by the coding sequence GTGAGTCGCGCCAAAGGGGCTAAAGCCGAAGAGATTGGAGCGCTCTTTTTGCAAGATTTGGGTTATAAGATCATTGATCGCAACTTCTACGCCCCCTTTGGCGAGATTGATATCATTGCTCAAAAAGGGGGAGTGCTCCACTTTGTCGAGGTGAAAAGTGGTGCAAACTTTGAGCCAATCTACAACATCACTCCACTTAAGCTGAGCCGTATTATTAAGAGCGCGCAATACTATCTAAAGCAGAAAAAAATCACCCCTCCTTTTTGTGTGGATGCCCTTATTTTGCGAGGTGGAGAGGTCGAGTTTATCGAGAATATCACTCTGTGA
- the trxA gene encoding thioredoxin, with protein MGKYIELNASNFDEVTKKGVSLVDFWAPWCGPCRMVAPVIEELAADFEGKANVCKVNTDEEQELAVKYGIRSIPTILFFKDGEIVDQMIGASSKQAFKEKLDSLIG; from the coding sequence ATGGGTAAATATATTGAACTCAATGCTTCAAATTTTGATGAAGTCACCAAGAAAGGCGTTTCACTCGTTGATTTTTGGGCACCTTGGTGTGGACCCTGCCGTATGGTCGCTCCCGTGATCGAAGAGCTCGCGGCTGATTTTGAAGGCAAAGCCAATGTTTGCAAAGTCAACACTGACGAAGAGCAAGAGCTAGCGGTGAAGTATGGCATTCGAAGTATCCCTACGATCCTCTTTTTCAAAGACGGTGAGATCGTGGATCAAATGATCGGGGCTTCTTCTAAACAAGCCTTCAAGGAAAAACTCGATTCTTTGATTGGCTGA
- the trxB gene encoding thioredoxin-disulfide reductase, with amino-acid sequence MLDVAIIGGGPAGLSAGLYATRGGAENVVLFEKGMVGGQITSSSEMENYPGVAHVMSGLDFMEPWREQCFRFGLQHEMAEVSRIARQSEGNFAIHLSDGRIFEARSVIVTTGGKPKKAGVKGELEFFGRGVSTCATCDGFFYRNRDVAVIGGGDTALEEALYLANICSHVYLIHRREEFRAAPLSVEKVKKNPKITLLTSRVIEEIVGDASGVNGVKIRHKESKEVETLSVMGVFVFVGYDVNHQVLKQEDGSFLCEVNEKGEVVVDLSMKTNIPGLFAAGDLRIEAPKQVVCAAGDGASAALSALAYLEHLKES; translated from the coding sequence GTGTTAGATGTAGCGATTATTGGCGGAGGTCCAGCGGGACTTAGCGCTGGACTTTATGCTACCCGAGGAGGCGCAGAAAATGTCGTCCTCTTTGAAAAGGGTATGGTTGGAGGACAGATCACCTCTAGCAGTGAGATGGAAAACTATCCTGGTGTGGCTCATGTGATGAGTGGACTCGATTTCATGGAGCCATGGAGAGAGCAGTGTTTTCGTTTTGGTCTTCAGCATGAGATGGCCGAAGTCTCTAGAATTGCGCGACAGAGCGAGGGGAATTTTGCAATTCACTTGAGCGATGGTCGAATCTTTGAGGCGCGAAGCGTGATTGTCACCACGGGAGGTAAACCCAAGAAAGCGGGCGTGAAAGGAGAGCTGGAGTTTTTTGGCAGAGGGGTGAGCACCTGCGCGACTTGCGATGGATTCTTCTATAGGAATCGCGATGTAGCGGTGATTGGCGGAGGGGATACAGCGCTTGAAGAGGCGCTCTATCTCGCCAACATCTGCTCCCATGTCTATCTTATTCATCGTAGAGAAGAGTTTCGCGCCGCCCCTTTGAGCGTGGAAAAAGTGAAGAAAAATCCTAAAATCACTCTGCTCACCTCTAGGGTGATTGAGGAGATCGTGGGGGATGCTTCAGGGGTGAATGGAGTGAAGATTCGCCACAAAGAGAGCAAAGAGGTGGAGACCCTTTCTGTTATGGGAGTCTTTGTTTTTGTAGGGTATGATGTCAACCATCAAGTGCTAAAGCAAGAAGATGGCAGTTTCCTTTGCGAGGTCAACGAAAAGGGCGAAGTGGTGGTCGACCTCTCCATGAAGACCAACATTCCTGGGCTTTTTGCGGCGGGAGATTTAAGGATAGAGGCTCCAAAGCAAGTGGTTTGCGCCGCAGGAGATGGGGCAAGTGCTGCTTTGAGTGCCCTTGCTTACTTGGAGCATCTAAAGGAGTCATAA
- the dapB gene encoding 4-hydroxy-tetrahydrodipicolinate reductase, with amino-acid sequence MNRIGVFGATGRVGKLLVELLGSDENAKLSSVFVRKELDFSMPPGALVTNDYKTFLEGCDVVIDFSLPDATAALLETAMQGHPKPLVIGTTGLDAHHFNLIHEASRQMPVLYATNMSLGVAILNKMVHTAAKALADFDIEIVEMHHRHKKDSPSGTALTLAESCAKARGVELDEVRVSGRNGNIGERKSEEIAVMSLRGGDIAGKHTVGFYSEGEYLEFVHTATSRMTFAKGALRAAKWLAKQESGLYGISDALGI; translated from the coding sequence ATGAATCGAATCGGGGTTTTTGGCGCGACAGGACGCGTGGGAAAGTTGCTGGTGGAGTTGTTAGGGAGTGATGAGAACGCGAAGCTCTCCTCTGTTTTTGTTCGTAAAGAGCTTGACTTTTCCATGCCGCCAGGAGCTTTGGTCACCAATGATTACAAAACTTTTCTAGAGGGATGCGATGTGGTGATCGACTTCTCTTTGCCTGATGCGACCGCGGCTCTACTTGAGACGGCGATGCAGGGGCACCCTAAACCTCTTGTGATTGGTACGACAGGATTGGATGCGCACCATTTTAATCTCATCCATGAAGCCTCTAGACAGATGCCTGTGCTCTATGCGACCAATATGTCTCTGGGGGTGGCCATCCTTAATAAGATGGTGCACACGGCGGCCAAGGCGCTGGCTGATTTTGATATTGAGATTGTTGAGATGCACCACAGGCATAAAAAAGATTCTCCTAGCGGAACAGCGCTCACTTTAGCCGAGAGCTGTGCGAAGGCTAGAGGGGTTGAGCTGGATGAGGTGAGAGTGAGCGGACGCAATGGGAACATTGGCGAGCGAAAAAGCGAAGAGATTGCAGTGATGTCGCTTCGCGGGGGTGATATTGCAGGCAAGCACACGGTGGGCTTTTACAGCGAGGGCGAGTATTTGGAATTTGTCCATACGGCCACGAGTCGCATGACCTTTGCCAAGGGGGCACTCAGAGCGGCTAAATGGCTAGCCAAGCAAGAGAGCGGTTTGTATGGTATTTCTGATGCCTTGGGAATCTAA
- the purF gene encoding amidophosphoribosyltransferase yields the protein MPWESNTKEENQVETLRDWNEECAVVGVYNADTAASVAYYSLFSMQHRGQEASGISSSTGEKLITIKDRGLVTAVFGDDKLKKLKGRSAVGHNRYSTAGEDSILDAQPVFARYDLGEIAIVHNGNLTNAKQIREDLIQKGAIFQSFMDTENLIHLIAKSQKEKLIDRIIDAVHKIEGAYSLIFLSRKKMFAIRDPHGFRPLSLGRIKNSDGSFGYMVASETCAFDLVGAEYIRDVEPGEMLVFEAEGEPRSYKIFEKQPRPCIFEFVYFARPDSRVFGHNVYEVRKNMGQELAREKPIEADMVIPVPDSGVAAAIGYARESGIPFELGIVRNHYVGRTFIEPTQQSRELKVKLKLNPIKELIQGKRLIVIDDSIVRGTTSRQIVRILRAAGAKEVHMKISSPPTISPCYYGVDTPDKSQLICANMTLEETCRFIEADSLSFLSLEGLRRSIQCDERELFCQACFDGKYIV from the coding sequence ATGCCTTGGGAATCTAACACAAAAGAAGAGAATCAAGTGGAAACATTGAGAGATTGGAACGAAGAGTGCGCGGTTGTAGGGGTTTATAACGCTGATACAGCGGCGAGTGTGGCCTACTATTCACTATTTTCAATGCAGCATCGAGGGCAGGAGGCGAGCGGAATTAGCAGCTCTACAGGTGAGAAACTCATCACCATCAAGGATCGAGGGCTGGTGACGGCAGTTTTTGGAGATGATAAGCTCAAAAAACTCAAAGGGCGATCGGCCGTAGGTCACAACCGCTACTCCACGGCGGGAGAAGATTCTATTTTGGATGCCCAGCCTGTATTTGCGCGATATGATTTGGGTGAAATCGCGATTGTGCATAATGGCAATCTGACCAATGCCAAGCAGATTCGAGAGGATTTGATCCAAAAAGGGGCAATCTTCCAGAGCTTTATGGATACGGAGAATCTCATCCATCTCATCGCTAAAAGCCAAAAAGAGAAGCTCATTGATCGAATCATTGACGCGGTGCACAAAATAGAGGGGGCCTACTCTCTGATCTTTTTAAGTCGCAAAAAGATGTTCGCGATTAGAGATCCACATGGTTTTAGGCCTTTGAGTTTAGGGCGTATCAAAAACAGCGATGGTAGTTTTGGCTATATGGTCGCGAGTGAAACCTGCGCCTTTGATCTTGTGGGGGCAGAGTATATTCGAGATGTTGAGCCAGGCGAAATGCTCGTGTTTGAGGCAGAAGGAGAGCCAAGAAGCTACAAAATTTTTGAAAAACAACCTCGTCCCTGTATTTTTGAATTTGTCTATTTTGCTAGACCCGATAGCCGTGTGTTTGGACACAATGTCTATGAGGTACGCAAAAACATGGGACAAGAGCTCGCTAGAGAGAAACCCATTGAAGCAGACATGGTGATTCCTGTGCCTGATAGCGGGGTGGCTGCAGCCATTGGATATGCAAGAGAGAGCGGGATTCCTTTTGAGCTTGGAATTGTTCGTAACCATTATGTGGGAAGAACCTTTATTGAGCCCACGCAACAGAGCCGAGAGCTAAAAGTCAAACTCAAACTCAACCCCATTAAGGAGCTCATCCAGGGCAAGCGTCTCATTGTGATTGATGATAGCATCGTGAGAGGGACAACTAGTCGGCAGATCGTGAGAATCTTGCGTGCAGCGGGCGCTAAAGAGGTTCATATGAAGATCAGCTCCCCTCCCACTATCTCCCCTTGCTACTATGGGGTCGATACGCCTGATAAATCTCAGCTCATCTGCGCCAATATGACGCTAGAGGAGACCTGCCGCTTTATCGAAGCCGATTCTCTCTCTTTCCTCTCTCTTGAGGGGCTTAGACGCAGTATTCAATGCGATGAGCGAGAGCTTTTTTGTCAAGCATGCTTTGACGGAAAATATATAGTCTAA
- a CDS encoding TIGR01212 family radical SAM protein (This family includes YhcC from E. coli K-12, an uncharacterized radical SAM protein.) has product MLTFGRYFKKKFGEKVRKIPISIPGFTCPNIDGTVAKGGCIFCRNESFSPILSKQAPAPFKLHPGLSENPHLEMQIEVLKKQFDSQVGFHREKFGMKKFLVYFQSFTNTYAPIETLKRLYSEAFRLPDVVGISIGTRIDSVNHEILDFLGEYAREKEVWIEYGIQSIHDRTLEGINRGHDSSEMEYWIKETQNRGIKVCVHLIYGLPGESEEMMLETLDKMIEWQAESIKIHPLYVMAHTALATLYKKGEYTPITLERYAWLIGESMKRIPKEIVVQRVSAGAHTEDLLAPDWCFDKNIQMRYIRDSLRATGIDY; this is encoded by the coding sequence ATGTTAACCTTTGGAAGGTATTTTAAGAAAAAATTTGGTGAAAAAGTTCGCAAGATTCCCATTAGTATCCCTGGATTTACCTGCCCTAATATTGATGGTACCGTGGCCAAGGGAGGGTGTATTTTTTGCCGAAATGAGAGCTTTTCGCCCATCCTCTCCAAGCAAGCCCCCGCCCCCTTTAAGCTTCACCCAGGGCTTAGCGAGAATCCCCATTTAGAGATGCAGATTGAGGTGCTCAAAAAGCAGTTTGATTCCCAGGTGGGCTTTCACCGCGAGAAGTTTGGGATGAAGAAGTTTTTGGTCTATTTTCAATCTTTCACCAACACCTATGCTCCCATAGAGACGCTCAAGAGACTCTATTCTGAGGCATTTAGACTGCCTGATGTGGTGGGAATCTCCATCGGCACACGCATCGATTCGGTGAACCATGAGATTTTGGATTTTCTTGGAGAATACGCTAGAGAGAAAGAGGTCTGGATCGAGTATGGAATCCAGTCGATTCATGATCGCACGCTAGAGGGAATCAACCGAGGTCACGACTCTTCAGAGATGGAGTATTGGATCAAAGAGACCCAAAATCGAGGAATTAAGGTCTGCGTTCATCTCATCTATGGGCTTCCTGGAGAGAGTGAAGAGATGATGTTAGAGACGCTTGATAAGATGATTGAGTGGCAGGCGGAGAGTATCAAAATTCATCCTCTTTATGTGATGGCGCACACCGCCCTCGCTACCCTCTACAAAAAAGGAGAGTATACCCCTATCACGCTGGAGCGCTACGCTTGGCTTATTGGGGAATCGATGAAGCGAATCCCCAAAGAAATCGTGGTGCAGCGAGTCAGCGCTGGGGCGCACACCGAGGATCTGCTCGCGCCTGATTGGTGTTTTGATAAAAACATTCAAATGCGATATATCCGCGATTCCCTAAGAGCAACAGGGATTGATTATTGA
- a CDS encoding tRNA (5-methylaminomethyl-2-thiouridine)(34)-methyltransferase MnmD: MNLKPILTGDDSPTLFSERFGEHYHSTSMGAHSESLHKHILPPLLVHPEWLNRSKIKILDICFGLGYNTLATLALYRQKGFKGIIEVHSPEMDEELLEGLLYFDYPLELGETRSFLYELIRKKRVERDGVILELFVGDAREYLRMLEGGFDIVYQDAFSPVKNPLLWTVDYFSDLRAILAEEGVVTTYTQSSAVRYSAYLAGFQVYAYENGIDRGGTLFSPSSLPLKRINLEEKRLNNPSLKALRDEDYCVN, translated from the coding sequence TTGAATCTGAAGCCCATCTTGACGGGGGATGATTCCCCCACGCTTTTTAGTGAGCGTTTTGGTGAACACTACCACTCTACAAGCATGGGCGCCCACTCTGAATCGCTCCACAAACACATCCTCCCTCCGTTGCTTGTTCACCCCGAATGGCTGAATCGATCTAAAATCAAGATTTTAGATATCTGCTTTGGGCTTGGCTATAACACCCTTGCAACCCTAGCGCTCTATCGTCAAAAGGGTTTTAAGGGAATTATTGAGGTGCACTCACCTGAGATGGATGAGGAGCTTTTAGAGGGATTGCTCTATTTTGACTATCCTCTAGAGCTTGGGGAGACTCGCTCTTTTTTGTACGAGCTTATTCGAAAAAAGAGAGTGGAGCGAGATGGGGTGATTTTGGAGCTTTTTGTGGGGGATGCGAGGGAGTATCTGCGTATGCTTGAAGGGGGATTTGATATTGTTTATCAAGACGCCTTCTCTCCAGTGAAAAATCCACTCCTTTGGACGGTGGATTATTTTTCTGATCTCCGAGCGATTCTTGCAGAAGAGGGAGTGGTGACCACCTACACGCAATCCTCCGCTGTGCGATATAGCGCTTATTTGGCAGGCTTTCAAGTCTATGCCTATGAGAATGGAATCGATCGCGGAGGAACTCTCTTTTCTCCCTCTTCTCTCCCATTAAAGCGAATCAATCTTGAAGAAAAGCGTCTTAACAATCCCTCTCTAAAAGCGCTCCGAGATGAAGATTATTGCGTCAATTAG
- the tuf gene encoding elongation factor Tu, with amino-acid sequence MAKEKFVKNKPHVNIGTIGHVDHGKTTLSAAISAVLATKGLCELKDYDAIDNAPEERERGITIATSHIEYETENRHYAHVDCPGHADYVKNMITGAAQMDGAILVVSAADGPMPQTREHILLSRQVGVPYIVVFLNKEDMVDDAELLELVEMEVRELLSNYDFPGDDTPIVAGSALKALEEAKTGNVGEWGEKVLKLMAEVDRYIPTPERDVDKPFLMPVEDVFSIAGRGTVVTGRIERGVVKVGDEVEIVGIRNTQKTTVTGVEMFRKELDKGEAGDNVGVLLRGTKKEDVERGMVLCKIGSITPHTNFEGEVYVLSKEEGGRHTPFFNGYRPQFYVRTTDVTGSISLPEGVEMVMPGDNVKINVELIAPVALEEGTRFAIREGGRTVGAGVVTKITK; translated from the coding sequence ATGGCTAAGGAAAAGTTTGTAAAAAACAAACCCCACGTTAATATCGGTACCATCGGTCACGTTGACCACGGTAAAACCACTCTTAGTGCCGCTATTTCTGCGGTACTTGCAACCAAAGGTCTTTGCGAGCTTAAAGATTATGATGCGATCGACAATGCTCCTGAAGAGAGAGAGCGTGGTATCACCATCGCTACTTCACACATCGAGTATGAAACAGAAAATCGACACTACGCTCACGTTGACTGCCCTGGACACGCCGACTATGTTAAAAACATGATTACAGGTGCTGCTCAAATGGATGGCGCGATTCTTGTTGTTTCTGCGGCGGATGGCCCCATGCCCCAAACTAGGGAGCACATTCTTCTTTCTCGACAAGTAGGCGTTCCTTACATCGTGGTTTTCTTGAACAAAGAAGATATGGTTGATGACGCTGAGCTTCTTGAGCTTGTTGAAATGGAAGTTAGAGAACTTCTTAGCAACTACGACTTCCCTGGAGATGACACTCCTATCGTTGCAGGTTCCGCTCTTAAAGCTCTTGAAGAGGCTAAGACAGGAAATGTTGGCGAGTGGGGCGAGAAAGTATTGAAGCTTATGGCTGAGGTTGACCGATATATTCCTACGCCTGAGCGAGATGTGGATAAGCCTTTCCTTATGCCTGTTGAAGACGTATTCTCCATCGCGGGTCGTGGAACCGTTGTGACAGGAAGAATTGAAAGAGGCGTGGTTAAAGTCGGTGACGAAGTAGAAATCGTTGGTATCCGAAACACACAAAAAACAACCGTAACTGGCGTTGAGATGTTCCGAAAAGAGCTCGACAAGGGTGAGGCGGGTGACAACGTTGGTGTTCTTTTGAGAGGCACCAAGAAAGAAGATGTTGAGAGAGGTATGGTTCTTTGTAAAATAGGTTCTATCACTCCTCACACTAACTTTGAAGGTGAAGTTTACGTTCTTTCCAAAGAGGAAGGCGGACGACACACTCCATTCTTCAATGGATACCGACCTCAGTTCTATGTTAGAACTACAGACGTTACCGGTTCTATCTCTCTTCCTGAGGGCGTAGAGATGGTTATGCCTGGTGACAACGTTAAGATCAATGTTGAGCTTATCGCTCCTGTAGCCCTCGAAGAGGGAACACGATTCGCGATCCGTGAAGGTGGTCGAACCGTTGGTGCGGGTGTCGTTACCAAGATCACTAAATAA
- the rpmG gene encoding 50S ribosomal protein L33, protein MKVKIGLKCSECGDINYSTTKNAKTHTEKLELKKFCPRLNKHTIHKEVKLKS, encoded by the coding sequence ATGAAAGTAAAAATCGGACTAAAGTGTTCCGAGTGCGGTGATATCAATTACAGCACGACGAAAAACGCTAAGACTCACACCGAAAAACTGGAGCTCAAAAAGTTCTGCCCTAGGTTGAACAAACACACTATTCACAAAGAAGTTAAGCTCAAGAGCTAA